Proteins encoded in a region of the Geobacillus genomosp. 3 genome:
- a CDS encoding SDR family oxidoreductase, with translation MDRLFDLTGKVAVAIGGNSVLGSAMAKGLAAYGAKVAIVGRNLDKAEQVAADIRHHGGTAQAFQADVSDRASLLQVAERIEQWAGGWDILLNAPGKNSSTPFFELDADEWDDIMDVNLKGIVFTCQIFAKRMIEQGRKGSIINISSVSSTTPLSRVFTYSVSKAGLNSVTQYLARELAPYGIRVNAIIPGFFPAEQNRKILDDERVEAIMRHTPMKRFGEPEELQGAAVWLASDRASSFVTGALIRVDGGFGAMTI, from the coding sequence ATGGATCGCTTATTTGACTTGACAGGAAAAGTAGCTGTAGCCATCGGGGGAAATAGTGTATTAGGGTCAGCGATGGCCAAAGGATTGGCTGCATACGGAGCGAAGGTCGCCATTGTGGGGCGCAATTTGGACAAGGCGGAACAAGTCGCCGCAGACATCCGCCATCACGGCGGGACGGCTCAAGCGTTTCAAGCCGATGTCAGCGACCGCGCTTCGCTTTTGCAAGTGGCTGAGCGCATTGAACAATGGGCAGGAGGCTGGGACATTTTGCTCAATGCACCCGGGAAAAACAGCTCGACCCCGTTTTTCGAGCTTGATGCGGACGAGTGGGATGACATTATGGATGTCAATCTAAAAGGGATTGTGTTTACATGCCAAATTTTCGCCAAACGGATGATCGAGCAAGGGAGAAAAGGAAGCATTATTAACATTTCGTCCGTGTCGTCAACGACGCCGCTCTCAAGAGTATTTACGTACTCTGTATCAAAGGCGGGGCTCAACAGCGTCACGCAATATTTGGCGCGCGAGTTGGCGCCGTATGGCATTCGGGTGAATGCCATTATTCCTGGATTTTTTCCGGCTGAGCAAAACCGGAAAATATTGGATGATGAACGGGTTGAAGCGATTATGCGCCATACGCCGATGAAACGGTTCGGCGAGCCGGAAGAACTGCAAGGAGCGGCGGTATGGCTGGCATCCGACCGTGCTTCAAGCTTCGTCACCGGCGCGCTCATCCGCGTTGACGGCGGGTTTGGCGCCATGACGATTTAA
- the larE gene encoding ATP-dependent sacrificial sulfur transferase LarE, whose amino-acid sequence MLEQKYEKLQSILRDMGSVVVAFSGGVDSTFLLKAAVDTLGADHVLAVTADSETYPSSELEEAKRLAKWIGAPHEIIETSELAIPGYAENSKNRCYFCKSSLFDHLIPLMEAKGFQNVVYGVIADDANEYRPGMKAAKERGVCGPLQEANLYKKEIRELSRRLGLPTWDKPSFACLSSRIAYGESITVEKLTRVEKAEQFLRQTFQIRQVRVRTHQEIARIEVEPNDMAVILAHRDRIAKQLQTYGYQYVTLDLVGYQSGSMNKMLP is encoded by the coding sequence ATGCTTGAGCAAAAATATGAAAAGCTGCAGTCCATTCTTCGGGATATGGGATCAGTGGTGGTCGCGTTTTCCGGCGGGGTCGACAGCACGTTTTTGCTGAAAGCGGCGGTGGACACGCTCGGAGCAGATCATGTGCTGGCCGTTACCGCTGATTCGGAGACGTATCCGTCCAGCGAACTCGAGGAAGCAAAGCGGCTGGCGAAATGGATCGGGGCTCCGCATGAAATTATTGAAACGTCGGAACTGGCGATCCCGGGTTATGCGGAAAACTCGAAAAACCGCTGTTATTTTTGCAAAAGCAGTTTGTTTGACCATTTGATCCCCCTTATGGAGGCAAAAGGGTTTCAAAATGTCGTTTACGGTGTCATTGCCGATGACGCCAACGAATATCGGCCGGGAATGAAGGCGGCGAAAGAAAGAGGGGTGTGCGGCCCCCTTCAAGAGGCGAACTTATACAAAAAAGAAATTCGTGAACTCTCCCGCCGGCTCGGCTTGCCGACATGGGACAAACCGTCTTTTGCCTGTCTGTCGTCGCGCATTGCCTATGGCGAATCGATTACAGTGGAAAAATTGACGAGGGTGGAAAAAGCAGAACAATTTCTCAGACAGACGTTTCAGATTCGCCAAGTGCGGGTCCGCACTCACCAAGAGATTGCAAGAATTGAAGTGGAGCCAAACGATATGGCGGTCATTTTGGCGCATCGCGACCGCATTGCGAAACAGCTGCAAACGTACGGCTATCAATATGTGACGCTCGATTTAGTCGGCTATCAGAGCGGAAGTATGAACAAAATGTTGCCGTAA
- a CDS encoding gluconokinase produces the protein MAKEYVIGLDLGTTSVKACVFHRSGQLMAEAEKMNTFHYPKQGWVEQDAAEIERSAVLAVREAIRQAGISQKELLAVGLSAAMHSLVCVDKDGHPLSPALIWADGRSAPQAEQLRKTMGKTVYAKTGTPVHPMTPLAKLLWMKETKYTPYERAFSFLSIKEYVVRRWFHTNVIDYSMASATGLFNPSTFQWEPELLKLAGIREDQLSELVPPTYVMTGVDEAVAEQMGIPRDLPFVIGAADGQLANLGIGAIFPGEVAVSVGTSGAVRQMTREPKMSENGETFCYAFTKERFIIGGPSNNGGIALQWLKDIMNDQRSFSQFLEDAARAVPGADGLIFLPYINGERAPLWDPRAKGGFYGATVTHKQEHFIRAVMEGITFNLYQIGKALETLAGKPKKLYVSGGLARSPLWLQILADVFDAEIGVPKSHHGAAWGAAWTALVAIGEAESLEAIKAHIPMGETVMPNEDNRKAYKEVYERYERLVRHMASYFQKE, from the coding sequence ATGGCAAAAGAATATGTGATCGGGTTGGATCTTGGAACGACAAGTGTGAAAGCATGTGTGTTTCATAGGAGCGGCCAATTGATGGCCGAGGCTGAAAAAATGAATACGTTCCATTACCCGAAACAAGGGTGGGTGGAACAAGATGCGGCGGAAATTGAGCGTTCCGCGGTCTTGGCCGTGCGCGAAGCAATCAGACAGGCTGGAATCAGCCAAAAGGAACTGTTGGCGGTCGGTTTATCGGCGGCAATGCATTCGCTCGTTTGCGTGGACAAGGACGGACATCCGCTTTCTCCGGCGCTCATTTGGGCTGATGGGCGAAGCGCTCCCCAGGCGGAACAGCTGCGGAAAACGATGGGGAAAACGGTGTACGCCAAAACGGGAACTCCGGTTCATCCGATGACCCCGTTGGCCAAATTGTTATGGATGAAAGAAACGAAGTATACGCCATATGAGCGGGCGTTTTCCTTTCTGTCGATCAAAGAGTATGTCGTGCGGCGCTGGTTTCATACCAATGTGATCGATTACTCGATGGCATCGGCGACCGGGTTGTTCAATCCGAGCACATTTCAATGGGAACCGGAGTTGCTCAAGTTAGCGGGGATTCGTGAAGATCAACTGTCCGAGCTCGTCCCGCCCACATATGTGATGACAGGGGTGGATGAGGCGGTTGCTGAGCAGATGGGAATTCCCCGTGATTTGCCGTTTGTCATAGGTGCTGCCGACGGCCAGCTCGCCAATTTAGGCATTGGCGCCATTTTTCCCGGCGAAGTGGCCGTCTCGGTCGGCACGAGCGGAGCGGTTCGCCAAATGACCCGTGAACCGAAAATGAGTGAAAATGGCGAGACTTTTTGTTATGCTTTTACAAAAGAGCGGTTTATTATTGGCGGGCCGTCAAACAACGGCGGCATTGCGCTGCAGTGGCTGAAAGACATCATGAACGATCAACGGAGTTTTAGTCAGTTTTTGGAAGATGCTGCACGAGCAGTGCCCGGGGCGGACGGTCTGATTTTTCTTCCGTATATTAACGGTGAACGGGCGCCGCTTTGGGATCCGCGGGCGAAAGGCGGCTTTTACGGAGCGACGGTCACCCATAAGCAAGAACATTTTATCCGGGCAGTGATGGAAGGGATCACGTTCAATCTTTACCAAATCGGAAAGGCGTTGGAAACATTGGCTGGAAAGCCAAAGAAGTTATACGTCAGCGGTGGGTTGGCGCGTTCTCCGCTATGGCTGCAAATCTTAGCGGACGTGTTTGATGCAGAAATCGGCGTTCCAAAAAGCCATCACGGGGCAGCGTGGGGCGCGGCATGGACAGCGCTTGTCGCCATCGGCGAAGCGGAATCGTTGGAAGCGATTAAGGCGCACATTCCGATGGGGGAAACAGTCATGCCGAATGAGGACAACCGGAAAGCCTATAAAGAGGTTTATGAACGCTACGAGCGCCTTGTCCGCCATATGGCGAGCTACTTTCAAAAGGAATAG
- the larB gene encoding nickel pincer cofactor biosynthesis protein LarB, whose protein sequence is MLEDILRQVQTGELSVEEAKERLKPFDRLGFANVDLHRPKRQGFPEVVFGEGKTADQIIAIVRTLKEHHDRVLVTRVTQDKAAAVRALFPELVYHDAARLLYWKKEQAKTKETDAYIAVICAGTSDLGVAEEAAITAEMFDCEVRRFYDVGVAGIHRLFHHIEAIRAATVSIVVAGMEGALPSVVSGLVSHPVIAVPTSVGYGAHFQGLSALLTMLNSCAPGISVVNIDNGFGGGYSAALIHRLACQKG, encoded by the coding sequence ATGCTCGAAGACATTTTGCGACAAGTACAAACAGGGGAACTGAGTGTCGAAGAGGCGAAGGAGCGGTTGAAGCCGTTTGACCGCTTAGGATTTGCCAACGTCGACCTTCATCGCCCGAAACGGCAAGGGTTTCCGGAAGTGGTGTTCGGGGAAGGAAAAACGGCAGACCAAATCATCGCCATTGTCCGAACACTAAAAGAACATCACGACCGCGTGCTCGTCACCCGCGTGACACAAGACAAAGCAGCGGCTGTGCGTGCGCTGTTTCCTGAGCTGGTGTATCATGATGCCGCGCGTCTGTTATATTGGAAAAAGGAACAGGCGAAAACGAAGGAAACGGATGCGTATATCGCTGTGATTTGTGCCGGCACGTCAGATCTCGGCGTCGCCGAGGAAGCGGCGATCACCGCCGAGATGTTCGACTGTGAAGTGCGGCGGTTTTACGATGTCGGCGTGGCGGGCATTCACCGGCTGTTTCACCATATCGAAGCCATTCGTGCGGCGACCGTTTCGATCGTCGTGGCCGGAATGGAAGGGGCGTTGCCAAGCGTCGTCAGCGGCCTTGTCTCCCACCCGGTGATCGCCGTGCCGACAAGCGTCGGCTATGGCGCCCACTTCCAAGGGTTATCGGCATTATTGACGATGTTGAATTCATGCGCGCCGGGCATTAGTGTCGTCAATATTGATAACGGATTTGGCGGCGGATATAGCGCTGCCTTAATTCACCGGCTCGCCTGCCAAAAGGGGTGA
- a CDS encoding LarC family nickel insertion protein translates to MTIIYFDCFSGISGDMVIGALIDAGADPKLLEAELKKLPLEEEYTLTWRKIVKNGITCTKFDVVLKHDDHHRHHSGDDHRDHHHEHAHDDGHHHHHGHGHDDNHHHHHEHDHGDGRHLAHTHGGSDHHHGHGHHHRSYKEIAGMIEASELAAEVKETALAIFRRIGEAEGRIHHVPLDDVHFHEVGAVDSIIDIVGTAILIHQLGAVSIQSSPIPVGSGTVHIAHGEYPVPAPATLELLKGVPIEQSAVKGELTTPTGAAIVSVLAERFGPLPSMKVTAIGYGAGTKTFPNRPNVLRVVIGEQR, encoded by the coding sequence ATGACGATAATCTATTTCGATTGTTTCTCGGGAATCAGCGGAGATATGGTGATCGGCGCGCTCATCGATGCCGGCGCCGACCCGAAGCTGCTCGAAGCAGAATTAAAGAAACTCCCGTTGGAAGAGGAATACACGTTAACATGGCGGAAGATCGTCAAAAACGGCATTACGTGCACAAAGTTTGATGTTGTCCTCAAGCATGATGACCATCATCGACATCACTCCGGCGATGATCATCGTGACCACCATCACGAGCACGCTCATGATGACGGACACCATCATCATCACGGGCACGGTCATGATGACAATCATCACCATCATCACGAACATGATCACGGCGATGGCCGTCATCTCGCACACACTCATGGCGGCAGCGATCATCATCATGGGCACGGCCACCATCACCGGTCATACAAAGAAATTGCGGGGATGATTGAAGCGTCTGAGTTAGCTGCGGAAGTCAAAGAAACGGCGTTGGCGATTTTCCGCCGCATCGGCGAGGCAGAAGGACGGATTCATCACGTTCCATTGGATGATGTTCATTTTCATGAAGTCGGAGCCGTCGATTCGATCATTGATATTGTCGGAACGGCGATTCTCATCCATCAGTTAGGGGCGGTGTCGATTCAGTCGTCTCCGATTCCCGTCGGGTCGGGTACGGTTCATATCGCACATGGCGAATACCCGGTGCCGGCTCCGGCGACGCTCGAACTATTAAAAGGCGTCCCGATTGAACAGTCGGCGGTGAAAGGCGAGTTGACGACACCGACAGGGGCAGCGATTGTTTCCGTGCTGGCGGAGCGCTTTGGCCCGCTCCCGTCGATGAAAGTAACTGCCATCGGATATGGAGCTGGGACAAAAACGTTCCCGAACCGCCCGAATGTGCTGCGCGTAGTGATCGGTGAACAACGGTAG
- the larC gene encoding nickel insertion protein yields MGGHPPHHEHIDEQMVKMEVNLDDTPGEWLGYVMELLFEAGANDVFYTPIYMKKNRPGVLLQLLCSHGKLEDMKEILFRETTTLGVRYYPLTVHRLERRFREVETEWGTVAVKEGIYRGQVVQRAPEFEQCKTIAQRNGVPLKNVYEQVWKQLNEKPEKT; encoded by the coding sequence ATGGGCGGCCATCCTCCTCATCATGAACATATTGACGAACAAATGGTCAAAATGGAAGTGAATCTTGATGACACGCCGGGGGAGTGGCTCGGCTACGTGATGGAGTTGTTGTTTGAGGCGGGGGCAAACGATGTGTTTTACACGCCGATTTATATGAAAAAGAATCGCCCCGGCGTTTTGCTGCAACTGTTATGTTCGCACGGGAAGCTTGAGGACATGAAAGAGATTTTGTTTCGTGAAACGACGACGCTGGGGGTGCGTTATTACCCGCTGACGGTGCATCGGCTCGAGCGGCGGTTTCGTGAGGTGGAAACGGAGTGGGGGACGGTGGCGGTAAAGGAAGGCATTTACCGCGGCCAAGTCGTCCAAAGAGCCCCGGAGTTTGAACAATGCAAAACGATCGCCCAGAGAAATGGCGTTCCGTTGAAAAACGTGTATGAACAAGTTTGGAAACAGCTGAATGAGAAACCGGAGAAAACCTAG
- a CDS encoding ATP-dependent Clp protease ATP-binding subunit produces MLCQACQKNKASVFVNLQWNGEKQELHLCHTCYEKQKQQLSIPMNFGFSPFSFDDFFTGHLAADNVGMNAPKTMAKRPQSHGGGFLDQFGRNLTQMAKAGLIDPVIGRDKEIARVIEILNRRNKNNPVLIGEPGVGKTAIVEGLALKITEGQVPEKLLNKDVYLLDVASLVANTGIRGQFEERMKRLIAELQERKNIILFIDEIHLLVGAGAAEGSMDAGNILKPALARGELQVVGATTLKEYRQIEKDAALERRFQPVIVHEPTVDEAIAILKGIQSKYEQFHHVRYTNEAIEACVKLSHRYIQDRFLPDKAIDLLDEAGSKANLRLGPTDEKQLQERLMQIAKEKEQAAKEENYELAAKLRAEELKLEKQLEQGVNQERPVVDVADIEQIIAEKTGIPVGKLQADEKEKMKHLEENLAKKVIGQAEAVKKVAKAIRRSRAGLKAKHRPIGSFLFVGPTGVGKTELAKTLAEELFGTKDAMIRLDMSEYMEKHSVSKLIGSPPGYVGFEEAGQLTEKVRRNPYSIILLDEMEKAHPDVQHIFLQILEDGRLTDSQGRTVSFKDTVIIATSNAGATDKKITVGFEKQSGGQASVLDSLSAYFKPEFLNRFDAIIEFKSLEKAHLLEIVDLMLTDVKAAMREQGIELTVTEAGKEKLAELGYHPAFGARPLRRAIQEHVEDNIADCLLDADQSVRAIRIDVKGDAIVAQIAS; encoded by the coding sequence ATGCTATGTCAAGCATGCCAAAAAAATAAAGCATCGGTGTTCGTCAACTTGCAATGGAACGGGGAAAAACAAGAACTTCACCTTTGCCATACATGCTATGAAAAGCAAAAGCAACAACTGTCCATTCCAATGAACTTCGGCTTTTCGCCGTTTTCGTTCGATGATTTCTTCACCGGCCATTTGGCGGCGGACAACGTTGGAATGAATGCGCCGAAAACGATGGCGAAACGCCCGCAAAGCCATGGCGGAGGATTTTTGGACCAATTCGGCCGCAACTTGACGCAAATGGCGAAAGCGGGCTTGATCGACCCGGTCATCGGCCGCGACAAAGAAATTGCGCGCGTCATTGAAATTTTGAACCGCCGCAACAAAAACAACCCGGTCTTAATCGGAGAGCCGGGCGTCGGGAAAACGGCAATCGTCGAAGGATTAGCACTGAAAATCACCGAAGGGCAAGTGCCGGAAAAACTGTTGAACAAAGACGTGTACTTGCTTGATGTTGCTTCGCTTGTCGCCAACACCGGCATCCGCGGTCAATTTGAAGAACGGATGAAGCGGCTCATCGCCGAGCTGCAAGAGCGGAAAAACATCATCTTGTTCATTGACGAAATCCACCTGCTCGTCGGCGCTGGCGCCGCTGAAGGCTCGATGGACGCCGGCAACATTTTAAAACCGGCGCTCGCCCGCGGTGAACTGCAAGTCGTCGGCGCGACGACGCTCAAAGAATACCGGCAAATTGAAAAAGACGCCGCCCTTGAGCGCCGCTTCCAACCAGTCATCGTCCACGAGCCGACCGTTGACGAAGCGATCGCCATCCTAAAAGGCATTCAGTCGAAATACGAACAATTCCACCACGTCCGCTATACGAACGAAGCGATCGAAGCGTGCGTGAAACTGTCTCATCGCTACATTCAAGACCGCTTCCTCCCGGACAAGGCGATCGACTTGCTTGACGAGGCCGGCTCGAAGGCGAACTTGCGCCTCGGCCCGACCGATGAAAAACAGCTGCAAGAGCGGCTGATGCAAATCGCGAAAGAAAAAGAACAAGCGGCGAAAGAGGAAAACTACGAATTGGCGGCGAAACTGCGCGCTGAAGAACTGAAGCTTGAAAAACAACTTGAACAAGGCGTCAACCAAGAACGCCCTGTCGTCGATGTCGCCGACATCGAACAAATCATCGCCGAGAAAACCGGCATCCCCGTCGGCAAGCTGCAGGCCGATGAAAAAGAAAAAATGAAACATCTTGAAGAAAACTTGGCGAAAAAAGTGATCGGCCAAGCGGAAGCGGTGAAAAAAGTCGCGAAAGCCATTCGCCGCAGCCGCGCCGGCTTGAAAGCGAAACACCGCCCGATCGGCTCGTTCCTGTTCGTCGGCCCGACCGGCGTCGGGAAAACGGAGCTCGCCAAAACGCTTGCTGAGGAGCTGTTTGGCACGAAAGACGCCATGATTCGTCTCGATATGAGCGAATACATGGAAAAACATTCCGTCTCGAAGCTGATCGGTTCGCCGCCGGGCTATGTCGGCTTTGAAGAAGCCGGCCAACTGACAGAAAAAGTGCGCCGCAACCCGTACAGCATCATCTTGCTCGACGAGATGGAAAAGGCGCACCCGGATGTCCAGCACATTTTCCTGCAAATTTTGGAAGACGGCCGCTTAACCGACAGCCAAGGCCGCACCGTCAGCTTCAAAGACACGGTCATCATCGCGACAAGCAACGCCGGCGCAACCGACAAAAAAATCACCGTCGGCTTTGAAAAGCAAAGCGGCGGGCAAGCGAGCGTCCTTGACTCTTTGAGCGCCTACTTCAAGCCGGAATTCTTGAACCGCTTCGACGCCATCATCGAGTTCAAGTCGCTCGAAAAAGCGCACTTGCTTGAGATCGTCGACTTGATGCTCACCGACGTCAAAGCAGCGATGCGCGAGCAAGGCATTGAACTTACGGTGACGGAAGCGGGGAAAGAAAAACTGGCCGAACTCGGCTACCATCCGGCCTTCGGCGCCCGCCCGCTCCGCCGCGCCATCCAAGAGCATGTCGAAGACAACATCGCCGACTGCCTGCTTGACGCGGATCAATCGGTGCGTGCGATCCGCATCGATGTCAAAGGCGATGCCATTGTGGCGCAAATCGCATCATAA
- a CDS encoding FixH family protein has translation MRRRLLFTWMALLVVAMLAACSNNDEQAETPAMLEVKLDVPDHIELNKAATLACVVTYGGENVDDASEVKFEVWRHGDGEREMLEAKHDGDGRYSVEKTFTEAGTYSVVAHVTARDMHNMPKKDIVVGQPEQAANGPDASSLDDEKGHHSSVAMSLLSHSFEAGKPASLVVHLTKDGQPLTGATVRFEIWQADNKHEFVDAAEKGNGEYEAAVTFANQGTYSVKVHVEGSGGLHEHQVEQVTAN, from the coding sequence ATGAGAAGACGTTTGCTTTTTACGTGGATGGCGTTGTTGGTTGTCGCTATGCTCGCGGCTTGCTCGAACAACGATGAGCAGGCGGAAACGCCGGCTATGCTCGAAGTCAAACTGGATGTTCCCGACCATATTGAATTGAACAAGGCGGCGACACTTGCCTGTGTCGTGACGTATGGCGGAGAAAACGTGGACGATGCGAGTGAAGTGAAGTTTGAAGTATGGAGACATGGAGACGGCGAGCGGGAAATGCTTGAGGCGAAGCATGACGGCGATGGCCGCTATTCGGTGGAAAAAACGTTCACGGAAGCAGGGACGTATTCCGTTGTCGCTCATGTGACGGCGCGCGATATGCATAATATGCCGAAAAAAGACATTGTCGTCGGCCAGCCGGAACAAGCCGCCAATGGCCCCGATGCCAGCAGCCTGGATGATGAGAAAGGCCATCACAGCAGTGTGGCGATGTCGTTATTATCCCATTCATTCGAAGCCGGGAAACCGGCCTCATTGGTTGTCCATCTGACAAAAGACGGACAGCCGCTGACAGGTGCAACCGTGCGCTTTGAAATTTGGCAGGCCGATAATAAACATGAATTTGTCGATGCGGCCGAAAAAGGGAACGGTGAATACGAAGCGGCTGTCACGTTTGCGAATCAAGGCACGTATTCAGTGAAAGTACATGTTGAAGGAAGCGGCGGGCTGCACGAACATCAAGTCGAACAAGTGACAGCGAATTGA
- a CDS encoding membrane protein: MGKRNEWSEAWQIAAVYIGTVIGAGFATGREIIEFFTRYGAAGTVGVAVSGFLFTWGGVRLMVMARRIGASSYDELNRYLFGKTVSPFVTLMMTAMIGGVTAVMIAGAGAVFEEQLGWTRQGGVALTLALALMVMLLGRKGLFGVNVFVVPMMVLFSVFTFMKTVMAGELCRADVVASDYSLKAVLSPFSYAAFNLAMAQAVLVPVAREASDEQIVKRGAVLGGIVLTVLLLLNHIVLLSFPYKGSYDIPMAEIVHTFFSVLYWFYVFVIYGEIFTSVIGGLFGLERQVRVWVPVRGKWLVILLVVLFAAVSPFHYGELLSFIYPLFGYISLILLWLLWRRKLPR, from the coding sequence GTGGGCAAGAGAAACGAGTGGTCGGAAGCGTGGCAAATCGCCGCTGTTTACATCGGTACCGTCATTGGAGCAGGATTTGCGACCGGAAGGGAAATCATCGAATTTTTTACTCGCTACGGGGCGGCGGGAACCGTCGGTGTGGCCGTCAGCGGTTTTTTGTTTACATGGGGCGGGGTTCGCCTTATGGTGATGGCGCGCCGCATTGGAGCGTCGTCGTACGATGAGTTGAACCGGTATTTATTTGGAAAAACGGTGAGCCCGTTCGTGACCTTGATGATGACTGCGATGATCGGCGGAGTAACGGCGGTGATGATCGCTGGAGCGGGGGCGGTGTTTGAAGAGCAGCTCGGTTGGACACGGCAGGGGGGCGTTGCACTGACGCTTGCTTTGGCGCTTATGGTGATGCTGTTGGGGCGGAAAGGGCTGTTTGGGGTCAATGTCTTTGTCGTGCCGATGATGGTCTTATTTAGCGTTTTCACTTTTATGAAGACGGTGATGGCCGGGGAGTTGTGCCGCGCGGATGTTGTGGCCTCCGACTATTCTTTAAAAGCGGTGTTGTCGCCGTTTTCTTATGCGGCGTTCAATTTGGCCATGGCACAAGCGGTGCTCGTCCCGGTCGCCCGTGAAGCGAGCGACGAACAAATCGTAAAGCGCGGGGCGGTCTTGGGCGGAATCGTCTTGACCGTTTTGTTGCTGTTAAATCATATTGTGTTACTGTCGTTTCCGTACAAGGGCAGTTACGACATCCCGATGGCGGAAATCGTTCATACGTTTTTTTCAGTGTTGTACTGGTTTTACGTCTTTGTCATTTACGGGGAAATTTTCACATCGGTCATCGGTGGCCTATTTGGGTTGGAGCGCCAAGTTCGCGTGTGGGTTCCGGTTCGCGGAAAATGGCTGGTGATATTGCTCGTTGTACTGTTCGCGGCCGTCAGCCCGTTTCATTACGGCGAGCTGCTGTCTTTCATCTATCCGTTGTTCGGCTATATCAGCCTCATATTATTATGGCTTCTTTGGCGCCGCAAGTTGCCGCGCTAG
- a CDS encoding methyl-accepting chemotaxis protein, giving the protein MRGLTKRRRARQALKKVTETAEALRQLMDSKRPIAEQFDRIRSFLDDHLGHDEYFVVVDESGYGLVHTNRLREGRVFADPVGLAAARTHEPLLQVYERDTGEVLIDASCPLWTEPGGKRLNLRMGRLMHRPYLQWVLAGIAITPAVVGLTSSLAGAPPIWAALFAITAGVGLSAVWHRVLTAQLRQWYSVARTVSSGQLQAELQTTGKRDEFHQIAYEINKMILGIRTIIAELAKAAKTVHDVSHEQQAEMRRLSESFDEIATAVETFREGTKQQTAAVEQADDVIRQMVERVQLMRAAVERVVTQAGQAWSSASEGIRLIDETKANMDAMQRGIGETTALIDKAAKEAARVHDMIAAIRTIAKQTNLLALNASIEAARAGEAGRGFSIVAQEVRTLAENTNAFAAKIFASLDDMTSALEAAVQAVQGSGRHVETTKDSLWKTGETFTSFQGMFSQLNDLLQQNEAHVNTITADGEQLGRLMSGVRAVAADFSDMVQETAAGLERQTLALHELAGEADALASAARDLETMIARFRSR; this is encoded by the coding sequence ATGAGGGGGCTGACGAAACGGCGCCGGGCAAGACAGGCGTTAAAAAAAGTGACGGAAACGGCGGAAGCGCTGCGGCAGTTGATGGATTCGAAGCGGCCCATTGCCGAGCAGTTCGACCGCATCCGCTCCTTTTTAGACGACCATCTCGGGCATGATGAATATTTTGTGGTCGTCGATGAAAGCGGATACGGGCTTGTCCATACGAATCGCCTCCGCGAGGGAAGAGTGTTTGCCGACCCGGTCGGGCTCGCCGCCGCCCGCACGCATGAGCCGCTATTGCAAGTGTACGAACGGGATACCGGCGAAGTGTTGATTGACGCCAGCTGTCCGCTTTGGACCGAACCGGGCGGAAAACGTCTTAACCTGCGGATGGGCCGTCTTATGCACCGCCCGTATTTGCAATGGGTGCTAGCCGGCATCGCCATCACCCCGGCGGTGGTTGGGCTGACTTCTTCCCTCGCCGGGGCGCCGCCTATTTGGGCCGCGCTGTTTGCCATAACAGCCGGGGTGGGGCTCAGCGCCGTTTGGCACCGGGTGCTCACCGCCCAGCTGCGCCAATGGTACAGCGTTGCCCGTACCGTTTCTTCCGGCCAATTGCAAGCGGAACTTCAAACGACAGGGAAACGGGACGAATTTCACCAAATCGCTTATGAAATCAATAAGATGATTCTCGGCATCCGCACGATCATCGCCGAACTGGCGAAAGCGGCAAAAACGGTGCATGACGTCAGCCATGAGCAGCAAGCGGAAATGCGCCGTTTGTCCGAATCGTTTGATGAAATCGCCACCGCGGTTGAAACGTTCCGGGAAGGGACGAAACAACAGACAGCCGCCGTCGAGCAAGCGGATGACGTCATCCGGCAGATGGTGGAACGCGTGCAGCTCATGCGTGCGGCGGTGGAACGCGTCGTCACACAGGCGGGTCAGGCTTGGTCATCCGCATCCGAAGGAATCCGCCTGATCGATGAAACAAAGGCAAACATGGATGCGATGCAGCGCGGCATCGGTGAGACGACCGCTCTCATTGACAAAGCGGCTAAAGAAGCGGCGCGCGTCCATGACATGATCGCCGCCATCCGCACGATTGCCAAACAAACGAACTTGCTCGCCCTAAACGCTTCGATCGAGGCGGCGCGCGCAGGGGAAGCAGGCCGCGGCTTTTCGATCGTCGCCCAAGAAGTGCGGACGCTCGCCGAAAATACGAACGCCTTCGCTGCCAAAATTTTCGCCTCGCTCGACGACATGACGAGCGCGTTGGAAGCCGCCGTGCAGGCCGTGCAAGGAAGCGGCCGCCACGTTGAAACGACAAAAGACTCGCTTTGGAAAACAGGCGAGACGTTCACATCGTTTCAGGGCATGTTCTCCCAGCTGAACGACTTGCTCCAGCAAAACGAAGCCCACGTCAACACCATCACCGCCGACGGCGAGCAACTGGGCAGGCTGATGAGCGGCGTGCGCGCGGTCGCCGCCGATTTTTCCGATATGGTGCAAGAGACGGCGGCGGGGCTCGAGCGGCAAACGCTCGCCCTTCACGAACTGGCGGGGGAAGCGGATGCCTTGGCCTCCGCAGCCCGCGATTTGGAAACGATGATCGCCCGTTTTCGCTCGCGATGA